A single genomic interval of Xiphophorus couchianus chromosome 2, X_couchianus-1.0, whole genome shotgun sequence harbors:
- the fnbp4 gene encoding formin-binding protein 4, producing the protein MGKKSRIAGGAVGRRTILQLSPPGHRGGNTAEREEAPSGSDDEQDGDGHRFVKLTSMKAPTVKATEGLSLLGAYEDSDEEDGGSRSASNSQHNQPADIDSTLANFMAEIDAITTQPAADDAAAPASVSNANPPRPEVKPQQQSALDGHNQQSTEFEYNTQYSLAGVGVEMGDWQEVWDENSGCYYYWNTLTNEVSWELPHYLADQVQSLGHYENSTSVNENGTAGAGYYAEENAAAASSASKETKAKEIVESVVALTSEEEERQGVAASLLGPLIPSEVKEAEEKWRKRLMKGLDETENSLDSDGEVAKPVGSPTIPFLESDPNVAVQKDVPNKKLSGDQSDAEEEAEEDTVELELALERKKAELRALEEGDGSAGGSSPMSETSQDAAGSRGALLKKNRWKAVFPSVASPDSNSRGSDFLDNAETSLPKTESVVEGEVKETDNSEETGASKLPNKDEVETPELKFQIGELANTLTSKMEFLGINKKTISNFHLLLLQTETRIADWREGALNGAYLRRKLQEAAEHIKYYELNATPKGWSCHWDREHRRYFYVRERTGASQWEFPTEEDKTEDPVDTPSTQDLNQEETKTSGPAGGATEFSSVAPPPPPQPSASSFWSPSQPPLPNSPPPPSNDPPPPPLPPESPPPPPPPPDSDGEIMEVEMDVDDDNEEEPPAPGTEEDGSGRCGSVNMKIIESAPFGKGLKRKAGQGSKTVTIGSSPILYTQTPVPAAPLMPAAAYWGIPAVAAPLIPCEPPAPPVPVLPPQPPLPPSQPAFEPAAAKPLPADKTKKTKKDKPKKSKTKMPSLVKKWQSIQKELDEEEKSSSSDEDRDLLNKKSIEDWKQQQFMTGKASKNANFEALPEDWRDRLKKRKLMNST; encoded by the exons ATGGGGAAGAAAAGCCGAATCGCAGGAGGAGCCGTGGGTCGAAGGACGATTCTGCAACTTTCTCCACCTGGACACCGCGGCGGAAATACCGCAGAGAGAGAAGAGGCTCCCTCGGGTTCTGATG ATGAACAAGACGGCGACGGGCACAGATTTGTTAAACTGACAAGCATGAAAGCGCCAACAGTAAAAGCCACAG AAGGTTTGTCGTTGCTTGGAGCCTATGAAGACAGCGATGAAGAAGATGGTGGAAGCCGTTCAGCTTCAAATTCTCAGCACAACCAGCCAGCAGACATCGACAGTACCCTGGCCAATTTCATGGCT GAGATTGATGCCATCACAACTCAGCCAGCTGCAGACGACGCAGCGGCTCCAGCCTCCGTTTCCAATGCCAACCCGCCTCGACCTGAGGTTAAACCTCAGCAGCAATCTGCGCTGGATGGTCACAATCAGCAAAGCACAGAGTTTGAGTACAATACGCAGTACTCCCTAGCCGGAG TGGGTGTGGAGATGGGAGACTGGCAGGAAGTTTGGGATGAGAACTCTGGCTGTTATTACTACTGGAACACTCTGACTAATGAAGTGTCCTGGGAACTGCCACACTATTTAGCCGATCAGGTGCAAAGTCTGGGACATTATGAAAACag CACCAGTGTGAATGAGAATGGCACAGCCGGTGCAGGTTATTACGCAGAAGAAAacgctgctgcagcttcatccGCTTCAAAAGAGACAAAAGCGAAG GAGATTGTGGAGAGTGTTGTAGCTCTGACAAGTGAAGAGGAGGAGCGTCAGGGAGTGGCTGCCTCTCTCCTTGGTCCACTGATTCCTTCAGAGGTGAAAGAAGCAGaggaaaaatggaggaaaaggCTGATGAAGGGATTAGATGAGACTGAGAACAGTTTGGATTCTGATGGGGAAGTTGCTAAGCCTGTAGGATCTCCCACTATACCCTTTCTGGAATCAGACCCGAACGTCGCAGTGCAGAAAGATGTTCCTAATAAGAAGCTGTCAGGAGACCAATCAGATGCtgaagaggaggcagaggaggacaCAGTCGAACTAGAACTGGCTTTAGAAAGGAAAAAG GCAGAGCTTCGGGCACTCGAAGAAGGCGACGGGAGCGCAGGGGGCTCCAGTCCCATGTCAGAGACCAGCCAAGATGCTGCAGGATCACGTGGGGCTCTGCTGAAGAAGAACCGCTGGAAGGCCGTCTTTCCAAGTGTTGCCAGCCCCGATTCTAACAGCAGAGGCTCAGACTTCCTGGACAACGCAGAAACGA GTCTGCCTAAAACCGAAAGTGTCGTAGAAGGAGAAGTAAAGGAAACGGACAATTCAGAGGAGACAGGGGCTTCAAAACTTCCCAACAAGGACGAAGTAGAGACCCCTGAGCTAAAG TTTCAGATTGGCGAACTAGCAAACACCCTAACTAGCAAGATGGAGTTCCTGGGGATAAACAAAAAGACCATCTCAAACTTTCACCTGCTCCTGCTGCAAACTGAG acACGGATTGCTGATTGGAGGGAAGGTGCTCTGAACGGGGCCTATCTTCGACGCAAgctgcaggaagctgctgaaCACATAAAATATTATGAACTTAACGCCACCCCTAAAGGCTGGTCCTGCCACTGGGACAG AGAGCACAGGCGGTATTTCTATGTGAGGGAACGGACTGGTGCCTCCCAGTGGGAGTTTCCAACAGAGGAGGACAAGACGGAGGACCCAGTAGACACTCCAAGTACACAGGATCTGAACCAAGaggagacaaaaacatctgGACCAGCTGGTGGGGCTACAG AATTCTCGTCTGTTGCTCCACCTCCGCCTCCTCAGCCCAGTGCGTCCTCCTTCTGGTCCCCGTCCCAGCCGCCCCTTCCCAACAGCCCTCCTCCACCCTCCAACGACCCTCCgccccctcccctccctccaGAGTCGCCCCCAccccctccaccacctcctGACAGCGATGGAGAGATCATGGAGGTTGAGATGGATGTGGACGACGACAACGAAGAGGAGCCCCCCGCTCCTGGAACAGAGGAGGACGGCAGCGGGAGGTGTGGCTCTGTTAACATGAAG ATCATAGAGTCGGCTCCTTTTGGAAAGGGCCTGAAACGGAAAGCTGGTCAGGGGAGTAAAACTGTTACCATTGGCAGCAGTCCCATTCTTTACACTCAGACTCCAGTTCCTGCAG caCCTCTAATGCCAGCAGCAGCCTACTGGGGTATTCCGGCTGTGGCTGCCCCTCTGATCCCATGCGAACCTCCAGCCCCCCCTGTGCCAGTGCTACCTCCTCAGCCACCGCTGCCTCCCTCACAGCCAGCTTTTGAACCTGCTGCAGCCAAACCTTTACCTGCAGACAAgaccaagaaaacaaaaaaggataaG cCAAAGAAAAGTAAGACAAAGATGCCTTCACTGGTGAAAAAGTGGCAGAGCATTCAAAAAGAGTTAGATGAGGAAGAGAAGAGCAGCTCCAGTGACGAAGACAGAGATCTGCTCAACAAGAAAAGCATTGAGGATTGGAAACAACAGCAGTTCATGAC gGGAAAAGCTTCAAAAAATGCCAACTTTGAGGCACTACCAGAGGACTGGCGGGACCGGTTGAAGAAAAGGAAGTTGATGAACAGCACGTAA
- the bscl2 gene encoding seipin: MQEHSEPTQRQQSTGPRRGSAVQTKSSRSDTMGGAMGPLLHWLQDVAAVTFHKARRTLFQAAILFCTLCLLLWVSIFLYGSFYYSYMPTVSFSTPVHFYYTSDCDATESGLCSFPTANISFMKNDRDQVMANGQPYRVSIELELPESPVNEQLGMFMIKMSCYTKGGTTVSSVGRSTMLHYRSSLLQTLSTLFFSPLLLTGMVEQKQLIEVELYPDYKTNSYHPTVGAVIEIHSRRVQIYSAQLRIHAYFTGIRYLLYNFPLTSAVIGVATNFAFLSVIALFGYLQFMWGGLWPPDQVRIRVMMGDNTRIQRRREEARKRMERENSQKELNTPTVIGSISGGCDFQGVVSESSPESPSVIPEASGAEATQKQQEESCDSEGPVETDGSNELDGSLQSQTGETAVRHRPGPWMSL; the protein is encoded by the coding sequence ATGCAAGAACATAGCGAACCAACACAGAGGCAGCAATCCACGGGGCCCCGAAGAGGATCAGCAGTCCAAACCAAGAGCTCCCGATCAGACACGATGGGGGGAGCGATGGGGCCGCTCCTCCACTGGCTGCAGGATGTGGCAGCTGTGACTTTCCACAAAGCCCGAAGGACACTATTTCAGGCCGCCATCCTCTTCTGCACCCTATGCCTGCTGCTGTGGGTGTCCATATTTCTCTACGGGAGCTTCTACTACTCCTACATGCCCACTGTGAGCTTCTCCACCCCTGTGCACTTCTACTACACCTCTGATTGTGATGCTACAGAGTCAGGTCTGTGCTCCTTCCCCACAGCCAACATCTCCTTCATGAAGAATGACAGGGACCAGGTGATGGCCAATGGCCAGCCTTACAGGGTGTCTATCGAGTTGGAGCTGCCGGAGTCTCCAGTGAACGAACAGTTGGGAATGTTCATGATCAAGATGTCCTGTTACACCAAAGGCGGGACGACTGTCTCGTCGGTGGGACGATCAACGATGCTGCATTACCGCTCCAGCCTCCTGCAAACCCTGAGCACTTTattcttctctcctctcctcctgacTGGGATGGTTGAGCAGAAGCAGCTCATAGAAGTGGAGCTCTATCCCGATTACAAGACGAATTCCTATCACCCCACTGTGGGTGCAGTCATTGAGATCCATTCCAGACGGGTTCAGATCTACTCAGCGCAGCTAAGAATCCACGCCTACTTCACTGGTATTCGGTACCTATTGTACAACTTCCCCCTGACGTCGGCAGTAATCGGAGTGGCCACCAACTTTGCCTTCCTCAGCGTTATTGCGCTGTTTGGATACCTGCAGTTCATGTGGGGTGGGCTCTGGCCTCCAGACCAGGTCAGAATCAGGGTCATGATGGGAGACAACACCCGGATCCAAAGGCGGAGGGAGGAGGCTCGGAAGCGCATGGAAAGGGAAAACTCCCAGAAAGAGCTCAACACTCCTACCGTGATTGGCTCGATAAGTGGGGGGTGTGATTTCCAGGGCGTCGTATCAGAGTCTTCCCCAGAGAGCCCCTCTGTAATCCCAGAAGCCTCTGGGGCTGAAGCcacacaaaaacagcaagaaGAGTCTTGTGATTCTGAGGGACCTGTGGAAACCGATGGGTCAAACGAGTTGGATGGCAGCCTTCAGTCTCAGACTGGGGAGACGGCCGTTCGCCACAGACCTGGACCTTGGATGAGTCTCTAA
- the lrrc10 gene encoding leucine-rich repeat-containing protein 10, translating into MGNAMRGVIAFIPSERCQRYLVGDLKEMPLDRTLDLSGHQLRRLPVTVCIFDELVKLYLSDNNLSRLPDELQGLRNLQLLALDFNCFEELPAAICRLHQLTILYLGNNRLHRLPRELRELKELNTLWLETNCFTDFPKVVCELTNLKTLHFGYNQIRSLPKDLRRLEELKSIWLAGNLLTEFPPELLEMHSLAVVDVDRNKIRQFPNMSHMQGLKLVIYDHNPCVNAPIVGEDVRRVGRWAGNSDDEQEDEGTKAQSEDTTEIAEVPSEEKQNNLGCENQAT; encoded by the coding sequence ATGGGCAATGCCATGCGAGGAGTAATCGCCTTCATTCCCTCCGAACGCTGCCAGCGCTACTTGGTGGGAGACCTGAAGGAGATGCCACTGGACCGAACCCTGGATCTGAGCGGCCATCAGCTGCGGCGGCTACCTGTCACCGTCTGCATCTTTGATGAGTTGGTGAAGCTATACCTGAGTGATAACAACCTCAGCAGACTGCCTGACGAACTGCAAGGCCTGAGGAATTTGCAGCTACTCGCACTGGACTTTAACTGCTTTGAGGAGCTCCCTGCAGCCATTTGTAGATTGCACCAACTCACTATCCTCTACCTGGGCAACAACAGGCTGCATCGCCTTCCCAGAGAACTAAGAGAGCTCAAGGAACTTAACACTCTGTGGTTGGAGACTAACTGCTTCACCGATTTTCCCAAGGTAGTTTGTGAGCTTACGAATCTTAAGACGCTGCACTTTGGTTACAATCAAATACGCAGTTTGCCAAAAGACCTGAGGCGACTGGAGGAACTAAAAAGTATCTGGCTTGCCGGGAACCTCCTGACAGAGTTCCCTCCAGAGTTGCTTGAAATGCACTCTCTGGCTGTTGTCGATGTGGATAGGAATAAAATACGACAATTTCCGAACATGTCTCACATGCAGGGTCTGAAACTTGTCATTTATGACCACAACCCCTGTGTTAATGCCCCTATAGTGGGTGAGGACGTCAGAAGGGTGGGCCGCTGGGCTGGCAATTCAGACGACGAACAGGAAGATGAGGGAACCAAAGCACAGAGCGAGGACACAACTGAGATAGCAGAGGTTCCCTCAGAGGAGAAGCAAAACAATTTAGGGTGTGAAAACCAGGCAACTTAA